The Agromyces mariniharenae genome includes a window with the following:
- a CDS encoding GmrSD restriction endonuclease domain-containing protein, with protein MKTDVTTPQGIFGMPQHLTVPLYQRPYVWNEDEQWGPLWADIRRIAEHRLGGTGTLATHFLGAVVTQQADTQPVGVQEFLIVDGQQRLTTLQLVLDATAAAFRARELDALTGQLEFLTHNSAMFLGSDQPGLKLRHTNRDRGAFREVMQAIPPIEYAALSHRDSLLVKAHEFFYGRVGKWLDEGPEAPPIRADALSVALQNALELVVIQLSASEDSQEIFETLNARGTPLTAADLIKNFVFQRLKQEGEDEERAYRELWPFETKFWEAEVSVGRFATTRSAVFLSQWLVSRVGKEISPRSTFTRFKFFVEHETTLSMVELLRLISEQARTYQQLTERAADAHADLSRLELHMYRMGIAQVEITKPIVLWLTEPGAGYSKAVMDRVIDMVESWIVRRRLLRLQSSDLGRIAADLVSTGRGVAESELIGVVERFLTGQQYASTYWPGDAEITSALATEHFYRRFSQPMQRLLLQAAEDWYRGYGSRGASKTGVRVFRDKQQVEHILPRGWRTNWPVTSAADEADRDDHVHRLGNLTLLTGSLNASVSNSGWLGDKGKRSAVDRHDVFLMNRAVVARSVAGWDESMIDERTAELTRALLETWPVPDTHEGKVIDRSSRLSKATVSYAHLIAAGLLQVGATLVCTDERWPDARCEVLAGGQVLYGGKRYSSPAAAARQVREGKSGNAWYFWRVENGAWLNTLRDRLLNGDGAGGGGLSA; from the coding sequence ATGAAGACCGACGTCACGACGCCTCAGGGCATCTTCGGGATGCCCCAACACCTCACCGTTCCCCTCTATCAGAGACCCTACGTATGGAACGAGGACGAGCAATGGGGCCCTCTGTGGGCTGACATCCGACGGATAGCGGAGCATCGTTTGGGCGGCACGGGTACCCTCGCGACCCACTTCCTGGGAGCCGTCGTTACTCAGCAGGCGGACACGCAGCCCGTGGGAGTCCAGGAATTCCTGATCGTCGATGGGCAGCAACGACTAACCACTCTGCAGCTCGTCCTCGACGCGACCGCGGCAGCGTTCCGCGCGCGCGAGCTCGATGCACTGACGGGCCAGTTGGAGTTTCTCACTCACAACAGCGCGATGTTCTTAGGTTCGGACCAACCCGGGCTGAAGCTGCGGCACACCAATCGTGATCGCGGGGCTTTCCGGGAGGTAATGCAGGCAATTCCGCCTATCGAATACGCCGCGCTTTCCCATCGTGATTCGCTTCTCGTGAAGGCACACGAGTTCTTCTATGGACGTGTAGGCAAGTGGCTCGATGAGGGACCGGAGGCTCCGCCGATTCGCGCGGACGCCCTCTCGGTCGCACTGCAAAATGCCCTCGAACTGGTGGTCATTCAGTTGAGCGCGAGTGAGGACTCGCAAGAGATCTTCGAGACCCTCAATGCACGCGGAACGCCACTCACTGCGGCCGATCTCATCAAGAACTTCGTGTTCCAGAGGTTGAAGCAGGAAGGTGAGGACGAGGAACGTGCGTATCGCGAACTGTGGCCATTCGAAACCAAGTTTTGGGAGGCTGAAGTAAGCGTTGGCCGCTTTGCGACAACGCGCAGTGCGGTGTTCCTGAGTCAGTGGCTCGTGTCCCGCGTCGGCAAAGAGATAAGCCCGCGCTCCACGTTCACCCGTTTCAAGTTCTTCGTTGAACATGAGACGACGCTCTCCATGGTCGAACTACTTCGTTTGATCAGCGAGCAGGCGCGAACGTACCAACAGCTCACCGAGCGCGCAGCCGACGCGCATGCCGATCTGAGTCGCCTCGAGTTGCACATGTACCGGATGGGCATCGCCCAAGTTGAGATCACCAAGCCCATTGTGCTGTGGCTGACAGAACCTGGTGCCGGCTACTCAAAGGCCGTCATGGACCGGGTAATAGACATGGTGGAGAGTTGGATTGTTCGGCGGCGACTTCTGCGGTTGCAGAGCAGTGACCTCGGGCGAATCGCTGCCGACCTCGTGTCAACGGGGCGCGGCGTCGCTGAGTCCGAACTCATCGGAGTTGTCGAGCGCTTCCTCACCGGCCAACAGTATGCGAGTACATACTGGCCTGGGGACGCTGAGATCACTTCGGCGCTCGCGACGGAGCATTTCTATCGTCGATTCTCACAGCCGATGCAGCGATTGCTTCTACAGGCCGCTGAGGACTGGTACCGCGGATACGGTTCACGTGGCGCGTCGAAGACCGGCGTCCGCGTTTTTCGTGACAAGCAGCAGGTGGAACACATCCTTCCCCGCGGATGGCGCACCAATTGGCCCGTTACGAGCGCGGCGGACGAGGCAGATCGAGACGATCACGTTCACAGGCTGGGTAACCTCACGCTGCTCACTGGCTCACTCAATGCATCCGTTTCCAACAGTGGGTGGCTTGGGGACAAGGGCAAGCGCAGTGCAGTGGACCGACATGATGTCTTCCTGATGAACAGAGCTGTAGTCGCTCGTTCGGTTGCAGGGTGGGATGAGTCAATGATTGACGAACGCACGGCAGAGCTCACCAGGGCCCTCCTCGAGACGTGGCCAGTACCGGATACGCATGAGGGGAAGGTCATAGACCGGTCATCACGGCTCTCCAAGGCGACAGTGAGTTATGCCCATCTGATTGCCGCCGGCTTGCTGCAGGTGGGCGCCACCCTGGTGTGCACAGACGAGCGCTGGCCCGACGCGCGCTGTGAGGTCCTCGCAGGCGGGCAGGTTCTCTACGGCGGGAAAAGGTACTCTTCACCAGCGGCAGCTGCGCGCCAGGTGCGTGAGGGGAAGAGCGGAAACGCCTGGTACTTCTGGCGCGTCGAGAACGGAGCATGGTTGAACACGCTTCGCGATCGACTGCTGAATGGCGACGGCGCGGGTGGCGGAGGACTCAGCGCCTGA
- a CDS encoding DUF1761 domain-containing protein — protein MVPEINYWAVLLATASSMLVGSIWYARGVFGTRWAKLANVDMDRPGASAVMPIVVTVLVSFITAWVLAGASTIAWHFYGGSYLFSAVLTALILWAGFTAARFITHDVFEGRPWALTGLNIAHELVTVVIMGLIIGVWPPAGTV, from the coding sequence ATGGTCCCCGAGATCAACTACTGGGCGGTGCTGCTGGCGACGGCGTCGAGCATGCTCGTCGGCTCGATCTGGTACGCGCGGGGCGTCTTCGGCACCCGTTGGGCGAAGCTCGCGAACGTCGACATGGATCGCCCCGGCGCGAGCGCGGTGATGCCGATCGTCGTGACCGTGCTCGTGAGCTTCATCACGGCATGGGTGCTCGCTGGCGCCTCGACGATCGCCTGGCACTTCTACGGCGGCAGCTACCTCTTCTCGGCGGTTCTCACGGCGCTGATCCTGTGGGCGGGATTCACCGCCGCGAGGTTCATCACGCACGACGTGTTCGAGGGTCGCCCGTGGGCGTTGACCGGGCTCAACATCGCCCACGAACTCGTGACGGTGGTCATCATGGGGCTGATCATCGGGGTGTGGCCGCCGGCCGGCACCGTCTGA
- a CDS encoding DUF3825 domain-containing protein: protein MSLSMPSPLDIARREPANKVPIQVADHPEAQRDTIRRFAFFAYRGTDGLIGQEAGGRAWADALEALSSLAEPEEWIGGASSLVALPILDSYVRYTYQRLVMEDKIVTTADNEYAAFNTGLLTQYTEDIFALFQRNRHPSGQPWYFLRWATESDRDIMMHFPEAPQMTEYVTNAGDLVYDWRRDLKLNFEHILGDNIERFPPELAKAPHRARAAITAAIEVAIKRVRRNHKLVVPQWYPRLHDAGAQFLMPLDLTGDGKADLALVVSAVGDSYRGNTVLTLEMAYTNARLVARPDSEWLKPQAYPAGELDDVLVGG from the coding sequence GTGAGCCTCTCAATGCCCAGTCCGCTCGATATCGCGCGACGTGAGCCCGCGAACAAGGTACCAATTCAGGTCGCCGATCATCCTGAGGCGCAGCGCGACACGATCCGTCGCTTTGCGTTCTTCGCCTATCGGGGAACTGACGGCTTAATCGGCCAAGAAGCTGGGGGCCGAGCATGGGCGGATGCTCTCGAGGCGCTTTCCAGTTTGGCGGAACCGGAAGAGTGGATCGGCGGGGCTTCTTCACTCGTGGCGCTTCCGATCCTCGACAGCTATGTCCGGTATACGTACCAGCGCCTCGTTATGGAGGACAAGATCGTCACGACTGCAGACAATGAGTACGCAGCCTTCAACACGGGTCTGCTGACTCAGTACACCGAAGATATCTTCGCGCTGTTTCAGCGAAACCGTCATCCCTCCGGCCAGCCGTGGTACTTCCTGCGCTGGGCGACAGAATCGGATCGGGACATCATGATGCATTTTCCCGAGGCGCCGCAGATGACCGAGTATGTGACGAACGCCGGGGACTTGGTCTACGACTGGCGACGAGACCTGAAGCTCAATTTCGAGCACATTCTGGGTGACAACATCGAGCGATTCCCACCCGAGCTTGCCAAAGCACCCCATCGTGCACGAGCGGCCATCACCGCCGCGATTGAGGTGGCAATCAAGCGTGTTCGGCGTAATCACAAGCTCGTGGTGCCCCAGTGGTACCCCCGGCTCCATGACGCCGGGGCGCAATTTCTCATGCCGCTCGACCTCACCGGAGATGGGAAGGCAGATCTTGCGCTAGTCGTCTCCGCGGTGGGCGACAGCTACAGGGGCAACACCGTGCTGACCCTCGAGATGGCGTATACCAACGCACGACTTGTCGCGCGCCCGGACTCTGAATGGCTTAAGCCACAGGCATATCCCGCAGGCGAGCTCGACGACGTGCTGGTCGGAGGCTAG
- a CDS encoding FRG domain-containing protein — MVTAQRWIETGWYVVPRNPRDLFATLGAIGGYSSRARFAWRGHSSADFDLISSLQRAPNLEDEASLRRAEQRTLREARDWGLGYGFGGWASDLQLLADLQHYGTSTRLIDFTSNPMTALWFACLQPPRDTNVSRSGLLLAMNTAEWPRFGRARPSDRRSSLDNSVSAELEEALAGESPFVVESLSPNDRLRAQEGFFIADRVPDRVEQSGPFKSVRVEYERVESDWLKTMLSHPGDRHRLGTAGPVIPFVAVKVRQEIKHRVRLMLENTYNRTPRTLFPDFTGFREMGHTVTPREKSPTVNEHR; from the coding sequence ATGGTGACAGCGCAGAGATGGATCGAGACGGGCTGGTATGTGGTTCCTAGGAACCCGCGAGACCTGTTCGCGACGCTCGGCGCTATCGGTGGATACAGCTCTCGGGCGCGCTTCGCGTGGCGAGGTCATTCGAGCGCCGACTTCGACCTCATCTCATCGCTGCAGCGGGCGCCAAACCTTGAGGATGAAGCGTCATTGCGTCGCGCAGAGCAGAGGACCCTGAGAGAGGCGCGCGATTGGGGTCTTGGGTATGGCTTTGGCGGGTGGGCAAGTGATCTGCAACTGCTCGCCGATCTTCAGCACTACGGCACGAGCACTCGGCTGATCGACTTCACGAGCAATCCCATGACAGCGCTTTGGTTCGCTTGTCTCCAACCGCCTCGCGACACGAACGTCTCCCGAAGTGGTCTCCTCTTGGCTATGAATACGGCGGAATGGCCGCGGTTTGGGCGTGCGCGTCCCTCCGATCGCAGGTCATCCCTCGACAACTCGGTCAGCGCCGAGCTCGAGGAGGCGCTCGCTGGCGAGTCTCCATTCGTCGTGGAATCACTCTCGCCGAACGATCGTCTTCGAGCACAGGAGGGCTTTTTCATTGCAGATCGGGTTCCGGACAGAGTCGAGCAGTCGGGCCCCTTCAAGAGCGTTCGCGTCGAGTACGAACGCGTGGAATCGGATTGGTTGAAGACCATGCTCAGTCATCCCGGCGACCGTCACAGACTTGGGACTGCGGGGCCAGTCATTCCGTTCGTAGCAGTGAAGGTCCGTCAAGAGATCAAGCATCGCGTGCGCTTGATGCTCGAGAACACCTACAACCGAACACCTCGAACGCTCTTTCCTGACTTCACCGGCTTTCGCGAGATGGGACACACCGTGACGCCGAGGGAGAAGTCGCCGACGGTGAACGAGCACCGCTGA
- a CDS encoding N-acetyltransferase translates to MTDTTDSRTWLPEGFEHPERVDLASGFHLRPIRADDVDIDYPAVMGSRERLWRIYGDAWGWPPETMTYEADREDLAMHEQEIADHVTFNYAILDEEETRLVGCVYIDPHDEADAESSWWVVDDLVGSDLERELDEFVPHWLQSAWGFRAVAFPFNAVD, encoded by the coding sequence ATGACCGACACCACCGACTCCCGCACTTGGCTGCCCGAGGGCTTCGAGCACCCCGAGCGGGTCGACCTCGCTTCCGGTTTCCACCTGCGCCCGATCCGTGCCGACGACGTCGACATCGACTACCCGGCGGTCATGGGCTCGCGCGAGCGCCTCTGGCGCATCTACGGCGACGCGTGGGGCTGGCCGCCCGAGACGATGACCTACGAGGCCGACCGCGAGGACCTCGCCATGCACGAGCAGGAGATCGCCGACCACGTCACCTTCAACTACGCGATCCTCGACGAGGAGGAAACTCGGCTCGTCGGCTGCGTCTACATCGACCCGCACGACGAGGCGGATGCCGAGTCCTCATGGTGGGTCGTCGACGACCTCGTCGGCTCCGATCTCGAGCGCGAGCTCGACGAGTTCGTGCCGCATTGGCTGCAGTCGGCGTGGGGGTTCCGCGCGGTCGCGTTCCCGTTCAACGCGGTCGACTAG
- a CDS encoding RNA polymerase sigma factor, which translates to MESSGTDAELLERLASGDQQAMAVVFDRHAPAVTRYAWAIAPSRMDVEEIVQDTFLTAWRKAAEIVIAETSLLPWLLVTCRNFGMNAVRRAARDRADLFDDDAYRADALREHQDAEMAREDLRWVLDEIERLEPIDRQVCELCLVDGLTYAEAAEQLGLSVGAVKQRVSRSRARLKKAVTLDEV; encoded by the coding sequence ATGGAGAGCAGCGGCACGGACGCCGAGCTCCTGGAGCGCTTGGCAAGCGGCGACCAGCAGGCGATGGCGGTCGTGTTCGACCGGCATGCCCCGGCGGTCACGCGCTACGCGTGGGCGATCGCGCCGAGCCGGATGGACGTCGAGGAGATCGTGCAAGACACGTTCCTCACGGCCTGGCGCAAGGCGGCCGAGATCGTCATCGCCGAGACGTCCCTGCTCCCATGGCTCCTCGTCACGTGCCGCAACTTCGGCATGAACGCCGTCAGGCGAGCGGCCCGCGATCGGGCCGACCTGTTCGACGACGACGCCTACCGCGCTGACGCCCTCCGCGAGCACCAGGACGCGGAGATGGCGCGGGAGGACCTGCGCTGGGTCCTCGACGAGATCGAACGACTCGAGCCGATCGACCGGCAGGTGTGCGAGCTCTGCCTGGTCGACGGCCTCACCTACGCCGAGGCGGCCGAGCAGCTCGGCCTCAGCGTCGGCGCGGTCAAGCAGCGCGTGTCCCGGAGTCGGGCCCGATTGAAGAAGGCGGTGACCCTCGATGAAGTCTGA
- a CDS encoding response regulator transcription factor: MTAPLRLVLVDDQAMVRAGLALILGAEPDISVVAECADGTGVLPAVRAHHPDLVLMDVRMPRMDGPEASRQLRAVSASPPVLALTTFDDDAVLWGALTAGAAGFVLKDSPAEDLVAAVRTVAAGGAWLDARVLPRVLARAKDRAPASPAASRALEQLTPRELEVLRRICLGANNREIAAQLRVGERTVKSHVSAIFMKLGARDRAAAIVTAFDAGLRP, from the coding sequence GTGACCGCGCCGCTACGACTCGTGCTCGTCGACGACCAGGCCATGGTGCGGGCCGGCCTCGCGCTCATCCTCGGTGCGGAGCCCGACATCTCGGTGGTCGCCGAATGCGCCGACGGCACGGGCGTGCTGCCGGCGGTTCGCGCTCACCACCCCGACCTCGTGCTGATGGACGTGCGGATGCCGCGGATGGACGGTCCCGAGGCGTCCCGGCAGCTGCGAGCCGTCTCGGCGTCCCCGCCCGTGCTCGCCCTCACGACGTTCGACGACGACGCCGTGCTCTGGGGAGCGCTGACGGCCGGGGCCGCGGGCTTCGTGCTCAAGGACAGCCCGGCCGAAGACCTGGTCGCGGCGGTGCGCACCGTCGCCGCCGGGGGAGCCTGGCTGGACGCACGGGTGCTTCCCCGGGTGCTGGCGCGGGCGAAGGACCGCGCGCCGGCCTCTCCGGCGGCGAGCCGTGCGCTCGAGCAGCTGACCCCACGCGAGCTCGAGGTGCTGCGCCGCATCTGTCTCGGGGCGAACAACCGCGAGATCGCGGCGCAGCTGCGCGTGGGAGAGCGCACCGTGAAGTCCCACGTCTCGGCGATCTTCATGAAGCTCGGCGCGCGTGATCGGGCCGCGGCGATCGTCACAGCTTTCGATGCGGGGTTGCGGCCGTAG
- a CDS encoding helix-turn-helix domain-containing protein, with product MTSYSLESLGAVVSALRREKGLTQQQLGERAGYQAGAGVAISRLENGQLRPGRDKLEGVARALGISTDELAIRAADGNDESERSARPSIESVDNRIARISREIERQRQLERDLEAFNEARDRANELFLIRFSAIAARIGGSPARSEQNIESIDGEDADVEAKYQIRFTTIGVSAALAGRAGDGAADARSFGGYKAFVQAVALGLASTGAKLLASSSGESRALGGYSAAVHAGQVAARGASASGGNAFVLGLVAGAAVVGFADLLTTAERKRKRMKQDLDAELEKVEAAAADIKSNVDALRELVPKATETLEYIAVHAGHALGRWESQLGLGVREWNSLNSADRRRYESFVDIAAAQLAVAGIDIAALWMARTDQLEEERRLADRVLTQASLVITSHV from the coding sequence ATGACCTCCTACTCCTTGGAGTCCCTCGGCGCCGTGGTTTCAGCCCTCCGCAGGGAGAAGGGCCTCACCCAACAGCAACTCGGGGAACGCGCTGGCTATCAGGCCGGAGCTGGTGTCGCGATCTCCCGGCTTGAGAACGGGCAGCTCCGGCCGGGTCGAGACAAACTCGAGGGAGTCGCGCGAGCATTGGGAATCTCGACCGACGAGTTGGCCATTCGCGCCGCCGATGGCAACGACGAATCCGAGCGTTCAGCGAGACCCAGCATCGAGTCCGTCGACAATCGCATAGCTCGCATCAGTCGCGAGATCGAGAGGCAAAGACAACTCGAGCGTGACCTTGAAGCGTTCAACGAAGCGAGGGATCGAGCGAACGAGCTGTTCCTAATCAGATTTAGTGCGATCGCCGCGCGCATTGGCGGCTCGCCAGCGCGAAGCGAACAGAACATCGAAAGCATCGACGGCGAGGATGCCGACGTCGAGGCAAAGTACCAGATTCGATTTACGACGATCGGTGTATCGGCGGCCCTTGCCGGCCGAGCCGGCGACGGCGCAGCGGACGCCAGGAGCTTTGGGGGGTACAAGGCGTTTGTGCAAGCGGTCGCGCTTGGATTGGCCTCGACGGGTGCGAAGCTCCTCGCATCATCATCAGGTGAGTCACGAGCGCTTGGTGGCTACAGTGCAGCTGTACATGCCGGCCAAGTCGCCGCTCGTGGCGCGAGCGCCTCCGGAGGCAACGCGTTCGTTCTGGGGCTGGTGGCCGGAGCGGCAGTCGTTGGGTTCGCGGATCTGTTGACGACGGCGGAACGAAAGCGCAAGCGCATGAAACAGGATTTGGATGCCGAGTTGGAGAAGGTCGAGGCAGCGGCCGCAGATATCAAGTCCAACGTCGATGCGCTACGGGAGCTCGTGCCGAAAGCCACCGAAACACTCGAATACATTGCAGTGCACGCGGGGCATGCGCTAGGCCGGTGGGAAAGTCAGCTCGGGCTGGGCGTCCGCGAATGGAACTCATTGAACAGCGCTGATCGTCGGCGCTACGAAAGCTTTGTGGACATCGCGGCTGCACAGCTCGCGGTAGCGGGGATCGACATTGCGGCTTTGTGGATGGCCAGGACCGATCAACTCGAGGAGGAAAGAAGGCTGGCCGACCGCGTCTTGACTCAAGCGAGTCTGGTCATTACTTCGCACGTCTAG
- a CDS encoding sensor histidine kinase, translated as MQRASVGAGSRVTDLVYAGIALVAAVLAVVGAQFDPVVVVAMLVALVPWALLVFGVELPQLAFVTLAIVPVVPVIALSEIGAALFVSFAAASRLASRYDDRWLVGTVTVVVMALPFVPFLFGVEWDVGAIYFAFGGAFSVLVGVLLRRATRLTDELRAAEGELADAAAREERHRIARDVHDLVAHSLAVVVLHVGGARRLLRKDPDAAEAALIEAERVSRESLDAIRGAVGMLRDDDESEAASLDLERLVSTYRSAGLPVDLKVSGTAEPLSLPLRLTLYRVVQEALANAARHRAAGASATVDVGIDDHAVVARVSNEFPPGSTDAGPDGYGLVGLREQAASLGGELSSGPEGDSWVVECRLPVGGAA; from the coding sequence ATGCAGCGGGCTTCAGTCGGGGCGGGCTCACGGGTCACCGACCTCGTCTACGCCGGGATCGCCCTCGTCGCCGCGGTACTGGCCGTGGTCGGTGCGCAATTCGACCCCGTGGTCGTGGTGGCGATGCTGGTCGCCCTGGTGCCCTGGGCCCTGCTCGTGTTCGGTGTCGAACTCCCCCAGCTCGCCTTCGTGACCCTCGCGATCGTCCCGGTGGTCCCCGTCATCGCGCTCTCCGAGATCGGGGCGGCGCTCTTCGTCAGCTTCGCGGCCGCCAGCCGGCTCGCCAGCAGGTACGACGACCGCTGGCTGGTCGGCACGGTCACCGTCGTCGTCATGGCGCTCCCGTTCGTGCCGTTCCTGTTCGGAGTCGAATGGGATGTCGGCGCGATCTACTTCGCGTTCGGCGGCGCGTTCAGCGTGCTCGTGGGCGTGCTCCTGCGGCGCGCCACGCGGTTGACCGACGAGCTGCGCGCGGCCGAAGGCGAGCTGGCGGATGCCGCGGCGCGCGAGGAGCGGCACCGGATCGCCCGCGACGTGCACGACCTCGTCGCGCATTCGCTGGCGGTCGTCGTGCTCCACGTCGGCGGGGCACGTCGACTGCTGCGCAAGGATCCGGATGCCGCCGAGGCGGCCCTCATCGAAGCCGAACGAGTGTCGCGCGAGAGTCTCGATGCCATTCGCGGGGCCGTCGGGATGCTGCGGGATGACGACGAGTCCGAGGCGGCATCCTTGGACCTCGAGCGACTCGTTTCGACGTATCGCTCGGCAGGGCTCCCGGTGGATCTGAAGGTCAGCGGCACCGCGGAACCACTTTCGCTACCCCTGCGGCTCACGCTCTACCGCGTCGTGCAGGAGGCGCTCGCCAACGCCGCTCGGCACCGCGCTGCTGGAGCGTCGGCCACGGTGGACGTCGGGATCGACGATCACGCCGTCGTCGCCCGCGTCTCGAACGAGTTCCCTCCCGGCTCGACGGATGCCGGCCCCGACGGCTACGGACTCGTCGGGCTGCGGGAGCAGGCCGCCTCGCTCGGCGGCGAGCTCAGCAGCGGGCCCGAGGGCGACTCGTGGGTCGTCGAGTGCCGGCTTCCCGTCGGGGGTGCCGCGTGA
- a CDS encoding RNA polymerase sigma factor has translation MEEDEGSDADLLRRVAGGDQRALAVVFDRHAASVTRYAWAIAPSRMDVEEIVQDTFVTMWRRAAEIAIPETSLLPWLLVTCKNLGRNTVRKAARHEADELDESRADAAGLVRDHHDAEAAREDLRWVLDEIERLEPTDRRVCELCLIDGMPYADAAKLLNLSVGAVKQRVSRSRARLKKAVTLDEI, from the coding sequence GTGGAAGAGGACGAGGGCAGCGACGCCGACCTGTTGAGACGGGTGGCGGGCGGGGACCAACGGGCGTTGGCGGTCGTGTTCGATCGGCACGCGGCATCCGTGACCCGGTATGCGTGGGCGATCGCCCCGAGCCGCATGGATGTCGAGGAGATCGTGCAGGACACGTTCGTCACGATGTGGCGCAGGGCGGCCGAGATCGCGATCCCCGAGACGTCGCTGCTGCCCTGGCTGCTCGTCACGTGCAAGAACCTCGGACGGAACACGGTACGCAAGGCCGCGCGTCATGAGGCAGACGAGCTCGACGAGAGCCGAGCGGATGCCGCGGGGCTGGTGCGCGATCATCACGATGCCGAGGCGGCCCGCGAGGACCTCCGCTGGGTGCTCGACGAGATCGAACGCCTCGAACCCACCGATCGGCGCGTATGCGAGCTGTGCCTGATCGACGGCATGCCCTACGCCGACGCTGCGAAGTTGCTCAACCTCAGCGTCGGCGCCGTCAAGCAGCGCGTGTCCCGGAGCCGTGCCCGACTGAAGAAGGCGGTGACCCTCGATGAGATCTGA